In Zingiber officinale cultivar Zhangliang chromosome 8B, Zo_v1.1, whole genome shotgun sequence, a single genomic region encodes these proteins:
- the LOC122015859 gene encoding transport inhibitor response 1-like protein: protein MHKNGIFIAQCHPPCKWFQMMREDGNGEAEREEEEKKSCSLGLCGGGGGGGCSVSPTPATKMRMESSGGGGRVDQPPPFSDQVLENVLENVLEFLTCRRDRNAASLVCRSWYRAEAQTRSEVFIGNCYAVSPSRAVERFRAARAIVLKGRPRFDDFNLIPPGWGASFSPWATAMAAAYPCLERVCLKRMTVFDADLALLSRSLPSFRDLTLICCDGFGTSGLATVAELCRNLRVLDLIENDVEDEDEQVVDWISRFPETSTRLESLSFECVNCPVNFAALEALVARSPSLRRLRLNQHVSVGQLRRLMERAPQLTQLGTGSFNSVPAAAGESDLDAADLESTFAASKSLVCLSGFRMPEPEYLPAIFPVCANLVSLNLSYAMFTAEQLKPVIIHCHNLQTFWVLDTVGDEGLRAVAKNCKKLSELRVFPLNASEDSEGSVSDSGLVAISEGCRKLRSILYFCQRMTNAAVVTMSKNCPDLVVFRLCIMGRHRPDQLTREPMDEGFGAIVRNCKKLTRLAVSGLLTDKVFENIARHGRLVRTLSLAFSGDSDLSLKYLFEGCPNLKKLEIRDSPYGDAGLLSGIHHFYNMRFLWMSSCKLSSRGCKEVARRLPHLVVEVIGDMPEDLHSDAVEKLYLYRSLDGPREDAPPFVKIL from the exons ATGCATAAAAATGGGATTTTTATTGCTCAGTGCCATCCTCCCTGCAAGTGGTTTCAGATGATGAGGGAGGACGGTAATGGAGAGGCcgagagggaggaggaagagaagaagagctgcTCTCTGGGTCTctgtggcggcggcggcggcggggggTGTTCTGTTTCACCAACTCCGGCCACGAAGATGAGGATGGAGAGTAGCGGCGGCGGGGGGCGGGTAGACCAGCCGCCACCCTTCTCCGACCAGGTGCTGGAGAACGTTCTAGAGAACGTGCTGGAGTTCCTGACCTGCCGCCGCGACCGGAACGCGGCGTCGCTGGTGTGCCGGTCGTGGTACCGGGCGGAGGCGCAGACCCGGAGCGAGGTCTTTATCGGCAACTGCTACGCCGTGTCGCCGAGCCGCGCCGTCGAGCGGTTCCGCGCCGCCCGGGCGATCGTCCTCAAGGGCCGTCCCCGCTTCGACGATTTCAACCTAATCCCTCCCGGCTGGGGGGCAAGTTTCTCGCCCTGGGCGACCGCCATGGCCGCCGCTTACCCCTGCCTCGAGCGGGTTTGCCTCAAGCGCATGACCGTCTTCGATGCCGATCTCGCCCTCCTCTCCCGCTCCTTGCCCTCCTTCCGCGATCTCACCCTCATTTGCTGTGACGGATTCGGCACCTCCGGCCTCGCCACAGTCGCCGAGCTCTGCAG GAACCTGAGAGTGCTAGATCTGATTGAGAACGACGTGGAGGACGAGGACGAGCAGGTCGTGGATTGGATTTCGAGGTTCCCGGAGACGAGCACCCGCTTGGAGTCGCTCTCATTCGAGTGCGTGAATTGTCCAGTCAACTTCGCCGCCTTGGAGGCTCTCGTCGCTCGATCCCCTTCCCTACGGCGGCTGCGGCTCAACCAGCACGTCTCCGTCGGCCAACTCCGCCGCCTCATGGAGCGGGCGCCGCAGCTCACCCAGCTCGGCACCGGCTCCTTCAACTCGGTGCCCGCCGCTGCCGGCGAATCTGACCTTGACGCCGCCGACCTGGAGTCGACTTTTGCCGCCTCCAAGTCGCTTGTTTGCCTGTCGGGATTCCGTATGCCAGAGCCTGAGTACCTTCCGGCCATCTTCCCCGTCTGCGCCAACCTCGTCTCCCTCAACTTGAGCTACGCCATGTTCACTGCTGAACAGCTTAAGCCCGTCATTATCCATTGCCACAATCTCCAAACCTTCTGG GTTCTCGACACCGTAGGCGACGAGGGTCTCCGAGCAGTAGCTAAGAATTGTAAGAAACTTTCAGAGCTTAGAGTATTCCCTTTGAATGCCTCAGAGGATTCTGAGGGCTCTGTCTCTGATTCTGGCCTCGTTGCCATCTCCGAGGGGTGCCGGAAGCTTCGATCAATTCTATATTTCTGTCAACGAATGACGAATGCCGCTGTCGTGACGATGTCCAAGAATTGCCCTGATCTAGTCGTGTTCCGACTCTGCATCATGGGAAGGCATCGTCCCGATCAGCTCACTAGAGAGCCCATGGATGAGGGTTTCGGAGCTATTGTAAGGAACTGCAAGAAGCTAACTAGACTTGCTGTTTCTGGCCTCCTCACTGATAAGGTTTTTGAGAACATTGCACGGCATGGGAGATTAGTTCGGACTCTTTCGTTGGCATTCTCCGGGGACAGTGATTTGAGCTTGAAGTATCTCTTTGAAGGGTGCCCCAATCTGAAAAAGCTCGAGATCAGGGATAGCCCTTACGGTGATGCAGGTCTCCTATCCGGCATCCACCATTTTTACAACATGAGATTCTTGTGGATGTCTTCGTGCAAGCTGTCTTCAAGGGGCTGCAAGGAAGTAGCTCGGAGGCTTCCTCACCTGGTGGTGGAAGTAATTGGGGACATGCCTGAGGACCTTCATAGCGATGCCGTCGAGAAGTTGTACTTGTACCGATCCCTGGATGGCCCGAGGGAAGATGCACCACCTTTTGTTAAGATCTTGTAA